A region of Antedon mediterranea chromosome 8, ecAntMedi1.1, whole genome shotgun sequence DNA encodes the following proteins:
- the LOC140056478 gene encoding zinc finger protein 511-like encodes MLDIIIMCFLLQLRNNYVRGLYTLIALSYQKTTTQYSSVFCREGSSYFPNLNPFQCSRGGGKKMAMPRRRHGGYYIPLPRRYSPWHTFFEEGDIQCASRSKQVGFEVYVGLTKTRKADFVCHITGCHAVFTSVSDFEMHYNISHWNVCSQCKQWFPSNHLLNIHFQECHDSFFDVMKLKEKMFQCLVESCDDRFMTAEDRTLHLIQVHHYPSNFEFSKPSDKNSGSTERSEINQQDIVKAKKFPREICFGQDSAKSFFDETY; translated from the exons ATGcttgatattataataatgtgttttttattaCAACTAAGAAACAATTATGTACGAGGATTATACACACTGATAGCTCTCAGTTATCAAAAAACGACTACACAATATAGCTCTGTATTTTGTAGAGAAGGATCATCATATTTCCCCAACTTAAACCCTTTTCAATGTTCTCGCGGCGGCGGTAAAAAGATGGCAATGCCAAGGAGGAGACATGGAGGTTACTATATACCATTACCAAGGAGATATTCACCATGGCATACCTTTTTTGAAGAAGGTGATATACAATGCGCTTCCAGGTCAAAACAAGTGGGATTTGAAGTATACGTAGGTCTTACCAAAACAAG GAAAGCAGATTTCGTATGTCATATTACAGGATGCCATGCTGTCTTTACTAGCGTTAGTGACTTTGAGATGCATTATAATATTTCACATTGGAACGTCTGTAGTCAGTGCAAACAATGGTTCCCTAGCAATCATTTActtaatattcattttcaagAATGTCATGACTCGTTTTTTGACGTCATGAAACTGAAGGAAAAGATG TTTCAGTGTTTGGTTGAAAGTTGTGATGATAGGTTTATGACTGCAGAAGATCGAACCCTTCACCTTATTCAAGTACACCATTATCCATCCAATTTTGAGTTTAGTAAACCTTCAGATAA AAATTCAGGATCTACTGAAAGAAGTGAAATCAACCAACAAGATATCGTCAAGGCAAAAAA ATTTCCAAGAGAGATTTGTTTTGGACAAGACAGTGCAAAAAGTTTTTTTGATGaaacatattaa
- the LOC140056479 gene encoding splicing factor U2AF 26 kDa subunit-like, whose amino-acid sequence MAEYLASIFGTEKDKVNCSFYFKIGACRHGDRCSRLHNKPTFSQTVLLLNIYQNPQNRAQSANDANLPNISDVEMQEHFDHFFEEVFTELEEKYGEIEEMNVCDNLGDHLVGNVYIKFRYEEDAEKAVNDLNNRWFNGQPIRAELSPVTDFREACCRQYEMGECTRGGFCNFMHLKPISRDLRRELYGRRRKKPKKSQSRSRSRERERRRTSRSRSRERDRRDRGRERDRGGRDRQGRF is encoded by the exons CTTAGCGTCGATTTTCGGGACGGAAAAGGATAA agtTAACTGTTccttttatttcaaaattggaGCATGTCGTCATGGAGATCGCTGTTCTCGTTTACATAATAAACCAACATTTAGCCAGACGGTTCTGTTGTTAAACATTTACCAGAATCCACAAAATCGTGCTCAGAGTGCCAATGACGCAAATT TGCCGAATATCAGCGATGTGGAAATGCAGGAGCACTTTGATCATTTCTTTGAGGAAGTGTTCACTGAACTGGAAGAGAAATATGGTGAAATTGAAGAGATGAATGTTTGTGATAACTTGGGTGATCATCTTGTAGGAAATGTCTACATTAAA TTTCGTTATGAAGAAGACGCTGAAAAAGCAGTCAATGATCTAAATAATCGTTGGTTCAATGGTCAACCAATCAGAGCAGAGCTTTCTCCTGTGACAGATTTTAGGGAAGCTTGTTGCAGACAGTATGAAATGGG TGAATGTACTCGTGGTGGGTTTTGCAACTTCATGCATTTAAAACCTATTTCAAGAGACCTTCGCAGAGAATTGTACGGGCGTAGACGAAAGAAACCTAAAAAGTCGCAATCAAGAAGCAGAAGCCGAGAGAGAGAAAGACGCCGTACCAGTAGAAGCCGCAGCCGTGAACGAGATCGTAGAGACCGGGGAAGAGAGCGAGATAGAGGAGGGCGCGACAGACAAGGCCGATTTTAA